The following are encoded in a window of Procambarus clarkii isolate CNS0578487 chromosome 33, FALCON_Pclarkii_2.0, whole genome shotgun sequence genomic DNA:
- the LOC138370802 gene encoding mucin-5AC-like has translation MLHYEDTIKNTRVNKVIAKLKVPHTNGSEWTHPTTAVLSPTTARLTRRPLDSPDDHRTHSDDCKTHPTTTGLTPTTAGLTPTTARLTRRPQDSPDDRRTHPTTAGLTRRPQDSPDDHRTHPDDRKTHPMPDGLTRRPQNSPDDRWTHSTPAGLIRRPQDSPDDHRTHPTTSGLTPTTTGLTRRPQDSPDDHRTHLTTAGLSRRLQDSPDDRSRTHPTTSGLTRRPQDSPDDRRTHPTTTGLTRRPQQDSPDDRRIHATTAELTRRPQDSPDDRWAHPDACWTHLTTAGLTRRPLGSPRRPLDSSDDHRTHPDDRRTLLTTAGLTRRPLDSPDDRWTHPTTTGLTPTPVGLIRRPLDSPDDYRTHPTTAGLTRREQDSSDDRWTHPTPVGLIRRPLDSPDDCRTHPTTTGLTRRPLDSSNDHRTHSTTSGLTRRPLDSSDDHRTHPTTTELTRRPQDSPDDHRTHPITT, from the exons ATGCTGCATTATGAGGATAccatcaagaacacgagagtgaataaagtaattgcaaagctcaagGTACCTCacaccaacgggtctgaatg GACTCACCCGACGACCGCAGTACTCTCCCCGACGACCGCAAGACTCACCCGACGACCGTTGGACTCACCCGACGACCACAGGACGCACTCCGACGACTGCAAGACTCACCCGACGACCACAGGACTCACTCCGACGACCGCAGGACTCACCCCGACGACCGCAAGACTCACCCGACGACCGCAGGACTCACCCGACGACCGCAGGACTCACCCGACGACAGCAGGACTCACCCGACGACCGCAGGACTCACCCGACGACCATAGGACTCACCCCGACGACCGCAAAACTCACCCGATGCCCGATGGACTCACGCGACGACCACAGAACTCACCCGACGACCGTTGGACTCACTCGACGCCCGCAGGACTCATCCGACGACCGCAGGACTCACCCGATGACCACAGGACTCACCCGACGACCTCAGGACTCACCCCGACGACCACAGGACTTACCCGACGACCGCAAGACTCACCCGACGACCACAGGACTCACCTGACGACCGCTGGACTCTCCCGACGACTACAGGACTCACCCGACGACCGCAGCAGGACTCACCCGACGACCTCAGGACTCACCCGACGACCGCAGGACTCACCCGACGACCGCAGGACTCATCCGACGACTACAGGACTCACCCGACGACCACAGCAGGACTCACCCGACGACCGCAGGATTCACGCGACGACCGCAGAACTCACCCGACGACCACAGGACTCACCCGACGACCGCTGGGCTCACCCCGACGCCTGCTGGACTCATCTGACGACCGCAGGACTCACCCGACGACCACTGGGCTCACCCCGACGCCCGTTGGACTCATCTGACGACCACAGGACTCACCCCGACGACCGCAGGACTCTCCTGACGACCGCAGGACTCACCCGACGACCGTTGGACTCACCCGACGACCGTTGGACTCACCCGACGACCACAGGACTCACCCCTACGCCCGTTGGACTCATCCGACGACCGCTGGACTCACCCGACGACTACAGGACTCACCCGACGACCGCTGGACTCACCCGACGAGAACAGGACTCATCTGACGACCGCTGGACTCACCCGACGCCCGTTGGACTCATCCGACGACCGCTGGACTCACCCGACGACTGCAGGACTCACCCGACGACCACAGGACTCACCCGACGACCACTGGACTCATCCAACGACCACAGAACTCACTCGACGACCTCAGGACTCACCCGACGACCGCTGGACTCATCCGACGACCACAGGACTCACCCAACGACCACAGAACTCACTCGACGACCTCAGGACTCACCCGACGACCACAGGACTCACCCGATCACCACTTGA